The sequence GCACGCTGGCTCCGTCGAGCTTACTGTCGCCGGGCGGGCTGAGCAGCTTCGCGGCCTGGGGCACCGCCGGCGGCGGTGTTTCGGTCGGGACGGTGGGCGAAGGGGCGGTGCCGCTCGACGGCACGGACGCGCCGTCGTCTCCACTGCCGCCACCGCCGCACGCGGAGAGCCAGAGCGCAGGCGCCAAGAGCAGGAGGGTGCGGCGCGGGAAGGGTGGCAAGGAGGGCGTCATGACAAACCTTTGTGGGGATGAACGGAAGCAGGGACGACGGTGGAGCGCGACGTCAGCCGCGCAGTTGCTGCAAGGCGCCGCCGATCTCGTCCAGCGGCGGCAGGCCGCTGGTGCGCCAGGCGAGGCGACCTTCGCGATCGAACAGGTGGACCTCGGTGGTGTGGCGGTCGCCCAGGCTGGCGCCCGCGGGGCCGAGCAGATCGAGCAGCTTGTCGAGGTCGGTGACGGTGGGGGCGGCCGCGCTCCAGCGCGGGCCGGCACCGTAGCGCTCGCGCCAGGCGTTCAGGGCGGGGGGCGAATCGCCGAGCGGGTCGATGCTCAGCGACAGCAATTGCACATCGGTGAGGGCCTGGGCCGACAGGCGCGCCTGCAGGGACGCGAACAACGCACCTTGCAAGGGGCAGATCGCACTGCAGCCGGTGAACATCAGCTGGACCGCGGTGAAGCGGCCGCTCAATTGCTCCGCGAGCGTGATCGATCGGCCGTCGTGCCGCGTCAGCCGCGCGGTCGGTGGTGCGCGCCGCGGTCGAATCGGCCCCATGCCGTCGGCCAGGGCCCGGTGCGCGGGGGCGGCCAGCAGGGCCAGCCCTGCGGCTGTCAACAAGCGCCGGCGGAATGCGCAAGGGCTCGCGGGGGATGTCGTGGAAAGGAGGACGGGGGTGGTCATGGGGTGTTGCGGGTGAGGTGGGTCCAGAGCGCCTCGCAGCGCGTGTCGTCGATGTCGAAGCGCGGCATGGTTCGCGGCAGGATCACGTGCGCCGGGTCGATGCCCTCACGCACGGCGCGGCAGAAGGCGGCCAGGTCATAGGCGACGGGTGGGCCGCCGCGCCGCGACAGGGGGGCGCGCAGGTGCTGGCTGTCGAGCGGTGGCCCGGGCAAGGCCGGCCAGCTGTTGACGGCGATCGGTGTGACGGGGCCGGTATGGCACTGGCTGCAGCGCGCCGTCTGGGCCGGCAAGGGTGTCGCGTGGCCCGCCAGCGTGGCGGTGAGCGGCTCGCGGCCGTCGAACAGCCGCGCGCCGCGCGCGGCGGCCCCTAGCCCCCGGCATGCGACCCAGACGGCGGCTGCCACCGACAGCAGCAGGGCCATCACGATCACGGCGATCACCGTGCGCGTGGCGCGCCGACGCCCGGCGCCGGGCGCTTGCTTCATTGCCACGACCTCAGCGGATGTTGACCGTGCGCGCCACGCTCGGCACGCCCTGCGCGTCGAGGGCGAACAGCATGTAGTTGCCCGGCAGCAGGGCACCGCGGTCGGTGGGGATCGCCAGCGTGTAGCGGCCGGCGTCGCCGGTGAAGGCCACCGGAATGCGGCGCTGGTCGGTGTTGACCGAATGCGTGGCCGAGGCCATGCGCACCAGCGCGAACTGGCGCACGGGGCGGTCGGTCGTGACGGCGACCTGGGCGCCCCAGGTGGCGGCGGCCGGCGCCGTCTGGAGCGTCGGGCGTGCGGCGGGCGTGCCGT comes from Variovorax sp. J2L1-78 and encodes:
- a CDS encoding SCO family protein, which produces MTTPVLLSTTSPASPCAFRRRLLTAAGLALLAAPAHRALADGMGPIRPRRAPPTARLTRHDGRSITLAEQLSGRFTAVQLMFTGCSAICPLQGALFASLQARLSAQALTDVQLLSLSIDPLGDSPPALNAWRERYGAGPRWSAAAPTVTDLDKLLDLLGPAGASLGDRHTTEVHLFDREGRLAWRTSGLPPLDEIGGALQQLRG